Genomic segment of Chrysiogenes arsenatis DSM 11915:
CAAAATAATTGCGAAAAATACGGCAATCACTTTGGCCAGCAAATTATCAATGAAAAATTCTTTCATTTTTTCACCCCCTTCGTCACTTTCGGGGTAAAGATGTTGCGCAACACTTTTTTCAACGTCGCACTATCAAGTTTACGGATAATCTTCCCGTTGATAGCAATACTGATAGCACCCGTTTCTTCACTGACAATGACACACACGCAGTCGGTTTGTTCCGTTACACCAATGGCGGCGCGGTGGCGCGTGCCGAGGATTTTATCGATATCAGGATTCATACTTACGGTTAGAAAACATCCCGCCGCGTGAATGCGATTTTTACGGATCAGTACGGCGCCATCATGGATCGGGCTTTGGTGCTGAAAGATGCTGATCAACAACTCTTTCACCACCAGTGCATCAAGCTCAACGGTAATATCGGCATGTCCCTGAATGTCTACTTCGCGCTCAATCACAATCAGCGCGCCGATCTGACGCGAAGAGAGGTTAGCGCAGGCTTTGACAATTTCGTCCAAGACTTCAAGTTGTTTTTCGTCCGACTTGGTAAAAAAGCGGAACATCTCATTTTGCGAAATACTCACCAAAAACTTGCGAATTTCGGGCTGGAAGAGAATCAGAATCGCGAGCACTAAGTAACCCGTAATGTTACGCACAAGCCAGTAGATAGTTTGGAGTTCAAGGAGTTGGGAAAAAAACGAAACCAGCAAGACCAGAATTAAACCAGCCAGCACCTGAAACGCCGTCGTACCACGCAAAAATGTCAGCACACGGTAGATAATTACCGAGACAAGGGAAATATCAAGGGCATCGCGCCATGTCATGCTGAAAATCAGGTCAAGCATTCAGAAAGATCCTTCCTTGGTTCTGCCATGGTTTGCTGAAGAGCTTGCGCCATCAGGAGTGCCTGACGCGTAGCAGCAACGTCGTGAATGCGGAGAATGTCTACGTTTTGACGCCAAGCTTCCAGCGCGACGACAAGGCTGCCAGCAATTCGTTGTTGCGGATCGCGTTCTCCGCAAACCTCCCCGATAAATGTTTTGCGACTTGCCCCAAGGTAGGTTTGAAAGCCCGCCTTGCGGAGCGCGTGCATGTGTAGAATCAGTTGTATATTGCCGCGAACGTCTTTTCCGAAACCAATCCCCGGATCAAGGTAGAGGTTTTCTGGCATACCGCCACATTGCAGGAAAACCTTGGCTTGTGCCAAGAGCCATTGATGCACCTCAGCAACCACATTGCCATACTGTGTATGGTGTTGCATCGTGGACGAATCGCCGCGACGGTGCATTAAGCAGTATGCCACTTGACTATTCGCCACCAAAGGGATCATCTGCGGCGAGTCCATACCGCCGCTGACGTCATTAATCATTATAGCGCCCGCCACAATAGCCTGACGGGCAACTTCGGCACAGGTTGTGTCGACACTAACAGCGATACCACGAGCCACAAGCGGTTCCAGCACGGGCATGATACGGTGCAACTGTTCGTCAGTTGAGACCGGAACGGAACCGGGACGAGTTGATTCGCCACCCAGATCAATAATATCTGCGCCGTCAGCGATGCACTGCCAAGCATGTTCGAGCGCATGGTCGGGCGAATAGTAGCGCCCACCGTCGCTGAATGAGTCGGGCGTAATATTGACAATAGCGGCAAGTCGGGGAAACGGGGTCACAATAGGGCTCCCGGAGATGTAATGGGTGAAAAAATACCACAATACCGAGGCAAAACGCATGTGAAAAATCACAAGCAGAAAATTTTTATCGGCGTTTCACACCCCATTCTATGGTACATACTCGGTAATTTCAGAGAGGAGAACGCCATGCGTGTTTGGCTGAGTCTACTGGTGATACTTCTTGGAAGTGTGTCCGCATCTGCGGATGATGCCATGAAAAGCCCTTGGGATACGACAGTGCCACCTTCGCAAACACCATCTACATCACTTTCACCGGGAAAGGCGCTGGGGAAAGGATTACTGCGAGTGTATCAAGAAACCTTGTCGCGCACCGATCATAGCCGCTGTCCATCCTATCCTTCGTGCAGTCATTATACGCTGGAAGCAATTGACCGCTTTGGATTATGGCGCGGGATGTTTATGGGTGCGGATCGCATGCTGCACGAGGCCGATATGAGCGACAACCCGAGTCGGATTTTCCGGAACGGTCGTTGGTATGTGTACGA
This window contains:
- the cdaA gene encoding diadenylate cyclase CdaA, which produces MLDLIFSMTWRDALDISLVSVIIYRVLTFLRGTTAFQVLAGLILVLLVSFFSQLLELQTIYWLVRNITGYLVLAILILFQPEIRKFLVSISQNEMFRFFTKSDEKQLEVLDEIVKACANLSSRQIGALIVIEREVDIQGHADITVELDALVVKELLISIFQHQSPIHDGAVLIRKNRIHAAGCFLTVSMNPDIDKILGTRHRAAIGVTEQTDCVCVIVSEETGAISIAINGKIIRKLDSATLKKVLRNIFTPKVTKGVKK
- the folP gene encoding dihydropteroate synthase: MTPFPRLAAIVNITPDSFSDGGRYYSPDHALEHAWQCIADGADIIDLGGESTRPGSVPVSTDEQLHRIMPVLEPLVARGIAVSVDTTCAEVARQAIVAGAIMINDVSGGMDSPQMIPLVANSQVAYCLMHRRGDSSTMQHHTQYGNVVAEVHQWLLAQAKVFLQCGGMPENLYLDPGIGFGKDVRGNIQLILHMHALRKAGFQTYLGASRKTFIGEVCGERDPQQRIAGSLVVALEAWRQNVDILRIHDVAATRQALLMAQALQQTMAEPRKDLSECLT
- the yidD gene encoding membrane protein insertion efficiency factor YidD, producing the protein MRVWLSLLVILLGSVSASADDAMKSPWDTTVPPSQTPSTSLSPGKALGKGLLRVYQETLSRTDHSRCPSYPSCSHYTLEAIDRFGLWRGMFMGADRMLHEADMSDNPSRIFRNGRWYVYDPIERNLLQSK